CACGCACCACGCATCACGCCTGGAGGCGCAGATGCCCAAGCCAACCGACATTCAGCCCATCGGCTGTTCGCTTTTCTTCCTCCCCGTCCAGACCCGCGTCCCCCTCAAGTTCGGGCCGGAGACGCTCACCCACGTCACCTGCGCCCGTGTGCGGCTGCGCGTGAGCGATGCCGCCGGCCACGTGGCCGACGGCTGGGGCGAAACGCCCCTGAGCGTCCAGTGGGCCTGGCCCAGCAGCCTCTCCTACGAAGACCGCCACGAGGCGATGAAGGCCCTCTGCGTCGCCCTCACCAAGGCCTGGGCCAGCTTCGACGAGTGCGGCCACCCCATCGAGACCGGCCACGCATTCCTCGAATCCGAGCTGCCCAATCTCCTCAAGGCCGCCAATCAGAATCGCAGCGAGGCCATGCCCTGGCTGGCCGCGCTCATCTGCGCCTCGGCCTTCGACATCGCTCTCCACGACGCCTACGGCCATCTCCTCGGTCTGCCGACGTATCGCGCCTACACGCCCGAATTCATGGGCCGCGACCTCGCCGCTTATCTCGAGACGGCGTCAGCCCAGACCGGTCGGACCAGTCCGACAAGTCTGACTTGTCCGACTGGCCCCACTTTCCTCGGCCGCTTCCCCGCCGACTTCTTCGTGCCCCAGCCCCCCACGCGCTTGCCCGCCTGGCACCTGGTGGGCGGCAAAGACCTGCTCTCACCCGACGAACTGACCGGCTCCGAGCCGAACGACGGCTACCCCGTGCTCCTGCCCGACTGGATTCGCCGCGATGGCCTGAAGTGCCTCAAGGTGAAACTCCGCGGCAACGACGCCGCGTGGGACTACGACCGCCTCGTCCGCGTAGGCCGCCTCGCCATCGAGGGCGGCGCCCTGTGGCTCACCGCCGACTTCAATTGCACCGTCACCGACCCCGCCTACGTCACCGACATCCTCGACCGCCTTGCCCTCGACCAGCCCCGCGTCTGGCAGATGATCCTCTACGTCGAGCAGCCCTTCCCCTACGACATCGAGCGGCACCCGATTGACGTCCACAGCGTCTCGGCCCGCAAACCGCTGTTCATGGACGAGAGCGCGCACGACTGGCGGCTCGTGCGCCTCGGCCGCGAGCTGGGCTGGACCGGCGTCGCCCTCAAGACCTGCAAGACCCAGACCGGCGCCCTGCTGACCCTGTGCTGGGCGAAGGCCCACGGCATGACGCTCATGGTCCAGGACCTCACGAACCCCATGCTCGCGCAGATTCCCCATTGCCTGCTCGCCGCCCACGCGGGCACGATCATGGGCGTGGAGACCAACGCCATGCAGTTCTACCCCGACGCCTCGCGGCCCGAGGAGGCGGTGCACCCAGGCCTCTATCGCCGGCGCGACGGCTGCGTGGACCTCTCGACCCTCGGTGGCTCCGGCTTTGGCTACCGCTTGGCCGAGATTCGCCGCGAGCTGCCCGAGCCCGCCGCAAGCGAAGGCGGCTGACCCGCGAAACACGCGAAAGGACGCGAGAGGGAATGGCAGAGAAGAACCGCCGGGAGTTCCTCCGAGCCGTGGGCCAGGCGGCTGCGTTGGGCGCGCTGGCACCCGTGGGCCACGCACAGCCCACGGACC
The DNA window shown above is from Planctomycetota bacterium and carries:
- a CDS encoding enolase C-terminal domain-like protein, with the protein product MPKPTDIQPIGCSLFFLPVQTRVPLKFGPETLTHVTCARVRLRVSDAAGHVADGWGETPLSVQWAWPSSLSYEDRHEAMKALCVALTKAWASFDECGHPIETGHAFLESELPNLLKAANQNRSEAMPWLAALICASAFDIALHDAYGHLLGLPTYRAYTPEFMGRDLAAYLETASAQTGRTSPTSLTCPTGPTFLGRFPADFFVPQPPTRLPAWHLVGGKDLLSPDELTGSEPNDGYPVLLPDWIRRDGLKCLKVKLRGNDAAWDYDRLVRVGRLAIEGGALWLTADFNCTVTDPAYVTDILDRLALDQPRVWQMILYVEQPFPYDIERHPIDVHSVSARKPLFMDESAHDWRLVRLGRELGWTGVALKTCKTQTGALLTLCWAKAHGMTLMVQDLTNPMLAQIPHCLLAAHAGTIMGVETNAMQFYPDASRPEEAVHPGLYRRRDGCVDLSTLGGSGFGYRLAEIRRELPEPAASEGG